Part of the Cryptosporangium arvum DSM 44712 genome, CGAACACCTGCTCCGCGTCGAGCAGCTCCAGGTGGACTACCCCGCCCCGCGGCGGCGCACGTTCCGGGCCGTCGACGCGGTCGACCTCGCGGTCCGGCCGGGCGAGACGCTCGGCCTCGTCGGCGAGTCGGGGTCGGGCAAGTCGACGATCGCCAAGGCGATCCTCGGTATCGCTCCGGTCTCCGCGGGCACGATCAGTTTCGACGGGGTGGCGCTGGACCCCGAGCGGGTGCGCCGCCGCAAGCCGGTCACCGACATCCAGGCGGTGTTCCAGGACCCCACCAGCTCGCTCGACCCCAGCAAGACGGTGGGCTACACCGTCGCCGAGCCCCTGCTGGCGCAGCTCGACCGGGAACGCCGGAAGGCCGGGCCGGGGGAGGTGCGCGACCGGGTCGCCGCGATGCTCGAGCGCGTCGGGCTGGGCGGGACCGCCGCCGCGCGGTACCCGGCCCAGTTCTCCGGCGGGCAGCGTCAACGCATCGCGATCGCCCGGGCGCTGATCGTCGACCCGCGGCTCGTGGTCTGCGACGAGGCGGTCAGCGCGCTCGACCTGTCGATCCAGGCGCAGGTGCTCAACCTGCTCGGCGA contains:
- a CDS encoding oligopeptide/dipeptide ABC transporter ATP-binding protein encodes the protein MSTEHLLRVEQLQVDYPAPRRRTFRAVDAVDLAVRPGETLGLVGESGSGKSTIAKAILGIAPVSAGTISFDGVALDPERVRRRKPVTDIQAVFQDPTSSLDPSKTVGYTVAEPLLAQLDRERRKAGPGEVRDRVAAMLERVGLGGTAAARYPAQFSGGQRQRIAIARALIVDPRLVVCDEAVSALDLSIQAQVLNLLGDIRAERGISYLFISHDLQVVEHLADTVVVLYRGRVMESGPAAAIHRSPEHPYTRALLAASPVPDPVLQRERRAAREAYRGTPARADALGESCAFRHRCPFAVERCAQERPALRATAGGSVAACHRIGELPDLRPVVA